In Anopheles cruzii chromosome X, idAnoCruzAS_RS32_06, whole genome shotgun sequence, one genomic interval encodes:
- the LOC128268366 gene encoding uncharacterized protein LOC128268366: protein MKELYRVLNDIDNTASNMEFCEDFNKLQLILNNTNQFVRSFDKIVFDSGNEPYIIEIVARLLRYLRKQNYLDANNKVIGHHETQLRKITMYLFLNTDTSFLYDLTQDGRVGQLLGTAPQLSKCLLLNCIWGLDLDRFLYEMVSYSPLWFSMQFLHQTVTSLKYAKPYELLERIEALVRSIHLAIYRNDRDWRKIDRNRYVEHVRTLDRMTEHVAALLYYVNTPDASKFEGWSKLRKHRYFGYVLKHLFSMIIACLNTFTGEPPVELPDSETLAMYDLFEESKKLATARSTAPELTSATRKRMLAIHNIALNTLETCISDVSIDRFLYWSEIDLFSEGDETVTLQQVIGESAYHLTKQLKSVQQHRCHKVICRLAHFVVRPKSMAEKADAMNLGLLMLKIDSATAESERLIYLTSFMERAELVFGNAECLAFVEQHLSLLNEKHVRMMIEYDTSEPVGEGLQYREDEVPEERVKLRELILLRVQELPLTQFHQLVKFMIETFGRNYVRYQQANFSVEMIGLINSLQPNAEKLTRKTVQLLMFQSPHTFYFKLIRTLYDMGREHSEYYVDMTLEVMDRHREIATYYIREYIEALLWEDFDLRLNAALCYMTRRIYELEFVDQGSFIEYFLLRGVKDAYKKRELDAVHKLLTLFEQLWPPLLTVYCATKQNMVRRVGLAVAIGLAEQIGGLRNDMGQHEKQESKQVDPIDLVTMIIELLEPTLERLQKICSDEDMQEILEKMTVEPLSTQYYFHKHLRPQPKAIECDGNETTVAPSLSFAAFLYQHELRPPVDDERITTFLVQVLPQCTLTEALGLARDDMLKAHLFDALATLVEKQTNRYNSLGCRLAKHIQGLAQILLPSAKTSEERNAWVQTLRNLLQRLPKELWQDETFVHQLQASYRLIHNNDNDVDLDLLQSYFNQHTDNLQTNAD from the exons ATGAAAGAGCTCTACCGGGTTCTTAATGATATTGACAACACCGCCAGCAATATGGAGTTTTGTGAAGATTTTAATAAACTACAGCTCATCTTGAACAACACCAACCAGTTTGTCCGGTCATTCGATAAAATCGTCTTCGATAGCG GAAACGAACCGTACATTATTGAGATTGTTGCCCGGTTGTTGCGGTACTTGCGTAAGCAGAATTATCTTGATGCGAATAATAAGGTAATTGGTCACCATGAGACGCAGCTCCGCAAGATCACAATGTACCTGTTTTTGAACACGGACACTTCGTTCCTGTATGATTTGACGCAAGATGGGCGTGTTGGGCAGCTGCTCGGCACGGCTCCTCAGCTCAGCAAGTGTTTGCTACTGAACTGCATCTGGGGCCTTGATCTTGATCGTTTCCTATACGAAATGGTATCATACTCGCCGCTCTGGTTCTCCATGCAGTTTCTCCACCAGACCGTGACCAGTCTTAAGTACGCAAAACCGTACGAGCTGCTCGAGCGGATTGAGGCACTAGTACGATCGATCCATCTGGCAATATACCGCAACGATCGGGACTGGCGCAAAATCGATCGGAACCGATACGTCGAGCATGTGCGTACGCTTGACCGAATGACCGAGCATGTTGCCGCCCTGCTGTACTACGTGAATACACCAGACGCGTCAAAGTTCGAGGGATGGTCGAAACTGCGCAAACATCGTTACTTCGGCTATGTGCTAAAGCACCTCTTCAGCATGATTATCGCGTGCCTGAATACGTTTACCGGTGAGCCACCAGTGGAACTTCCAGACAGTGAAACACTGGCGATGTACGATCTGTTtgaggaaagcaaaaaattgGCAACAGCTCGGTCAACCGCCCCAGAATTAACATCAGCCACTCGGAAGAGGATGCTGGCGATTCACAACATAGCATTGAACACGCTGGAAACCTGCATCTCAGACGTCAGCATTGATCGCTTTCTTTACTGGTCCGAAATCGATCTGTTTAGCGAGGGTGATGAGACGGTCACGCTGCAGCAAGTAATCGGCGAGTCGGCCTACCATCTCACGAAGCAGCTCAAGTCAGTGCAACAGCACCGTTGCCATAAAGTTATTTGCCGCCTGGCCCACTTTGTTGTGCGACCAAAGTCGATGGCTGAGAAGGCAGATGCAATGAACCTAGGGCTGCTAATGTTAAAGATCGATAGCGCCACTGCTGAAAGCGAGAGGCTGATTTACCTCACTTCATTCATGGAACGCGCAGAGCTGGTGTTTGGTAACGCAGAGTGTTTAGCATTTGTAGAGCAGCATTTGTCCCTGCTGAATGAAAAACATGTCCGTATGATGATCGAATACGACACGAGCGAACCCGTTGGGGAAGGGCTGCAGTATAGAGAAGATGAGGTGCCGGAAGAACGTGTTAAGCTTCGTGAGCTCATCCTGCTGCGGGTTCAGGAACTGCCGCTGACGCAGTTTCACCAACTCGTCAAATTCATGATAGAGACATTCGGGCGAAACTATGTGCGCTATCAGCAGGCGAATTTCAGCGTCGAGATGATCGGCCTGATAAATTCATTGCAGCCGAACGCAGAGAAGTTAACCCGCAAGACGGTGCAGTTGCTCATGTTTCAATCGCCCCACACGTTTTACTTCAAGCTCATACGAACATTGTATGATATGGGAAGGGAGCACAGCGAATATTATGTCGACATGACCCTCGAAGTTATGGACCGACATAGAGAGATCGCGACGTACTACATTCGCGAATACATTGAGGCACTCTTGTGGGAGGATTTTGACTTGAGACTGAATGCTGCGCTTTGTTATATGACACGTCGTATCTACGAACTTGAGTTTGTTGATCAGGGATCCTTCATCGAATATTTTCTATTGCGTGGCGTGAAAGATGCGTACAAAAAGCGCGAACTCGACGCAGTTCATAAACTGTTGACACTGTTCGAGCAACTATGGCCGCCCCTGCTGACCGTGTACTGtgcgacaaaacaaaatatggtTCGTCGAGTTGGCTTGGCTGTCGCAATTGGCTTAGCTGAACAGATCGGTGGTCTGCGTAATGATATGGGGCAACACGAGAAGCAGGAAAGCAAACAGGTGGATCCAATTGATCTTGTTACGATGATTATCGAGTTACTCGAGCCGACGCTCGAGCGCCTTCAAAAGATTTGCTCTGACGAAG ACATGCAAGAGATACTAGAAAAGATGACAGTGGAACCGTTGTCTACCCAGTATTACTTTCATAAACATCTTCGGCCGCAACCCAAGGCCATCGAATGCGATGGGAACGAGACGACGGTTGCACCCTCCCTCTCGTTTGCTGCCTTTTTGTACCAGCATGAACTGCGGCCTCCGGTGGATGACGAACGCATCACAACATTCCTAGTGCAG GTGCTTCCACAATGCACCCTGACGGAGGCACTAGGTTTGGCGCGTGACGACATGCTTAAAGCGCATCTTTTCGATGCCCTCGCTACGTTGGTGGAAAAACAGACCAATCGCTACAACAGTTTGGGATGCCGTCTAGCAAAACATATACAAGGCTTGGCGCAGATTTTGCTGCCTTCCGCCAAAACCAGTGAGGAGCGCAACGCCTGGGTGCAAACTTTGCGTAATCTGTTACAGCGTCTGCCTAAGGAACTGTGGCAGGATGAAACGTTTGTCCATCAGCTGCAGGCCTCGTATCGATTGATAcacaacaacgacaacgatGTTGACCTCGACTTGTTGCAAAGTTACTTTAATCAGCATACGGATAATTTACAGACAAATGCTGACTAG